A region of Dermabacter vaginalis DNA encodes the following proteins:
- the yajC gene encoding preprotein translocase subunit YajC, which yields MQNPMFLMIIMLVVMAVPMFLMSRGQRKRVQQHQELVKSLGVGDEVRTHSGFYGMIVEEEGDTVILETEDGSQLKWNRNAIAERTESFGESANEQSAAGSNEASVSDADLRSDAEKSSDFLADDTKN from the coding sequence GTGCAAAACCCCATGTTTTTGATGATCATCATGCTCGTCGTGATGGCCGTACCGATGTTCCTCATGTCGCGCGGTCAGCGCAAGAGGGTTCAGCAGCATCAGGAGCTCGTCAAGTCCCTCGGCGTCGGTGATGAAGTGCGCACGCACTCCGGGTTCTACGGCATGATCGTCGAAGAAGAGGGCGACACTGTCATTCTCGAAACCGAGGACGGCTCGCAGCTCAAGTGGAACCGCAATGCCATCGCTGAGCGCACCGAGAGCTTCGGTGAAAGCGCCAACGAGCAGTCGGCCGCTGGCAGCAACGAAGCGTCGGTCTCTGACGCCGACCTTCGCAGCGATGCGGAAAAGTCCTCGGACTTCCTCGCGGACGACACCAAAAACTGA
- the ruvC gene encoding crossover junction endodeoxyribonuclease RuvC: protein MRVLGIDPGLTRCGFGVVDGGPARSVRLEGVGVITSNKGQGVDLRLLEIYRGLTHVIEQYAPDMVAIERVFSQNNVSTVMGTAQVSGLAIVLAAERGIPVEMHTPSEVKRAITGNGRADKAQIQNMVHKILRLDAPPKPADAADAVAIAITQLWRGSGPVKLGSDGARRTSAQAQWAEAERKARRAQEKSTSRL, encoded by the coding sequence ATGCGAGTCCTGGGTATTGATCCCGGTCTCACCCGGTGCGGGTTCGGGGTTGTCGATGGCGGCCCCGCCCGCTCCGTGCGCCTCGAGGGCGTGGGGGTCATTACCTCGAACAAGGGCCAGGGGGTGGATTTACGTCTCCTCGAGATTTACCGCGGGCTTACACACGTGATCGAGCAGTATGCCCCCGACATGGTGGCGATCGAGCGCGTGTTTTCGCAGAATAACGTCTCGACGGTCATGGGGACGGCGCAGGTGTCGGGCCTCGCGATCGTGCTTGCCGCCGAGCGGGGGATTCCGGTCGAGATGCACACCCCCTCAGAAGTCAAGCGCGCGATCACGGGCAACGGACGCGCGGATAAGGCGCAAATCCAGAACATGGTGCACAAAATTCTGAGGCTTGACGCGCCACCGAAACCGGCCGATGCCGCGGATGCGGTGGCGATCGCCATTACGCAACTGTGGCGCGGTTCTGGCCCGGTCAAGTTAGGGTCCGACGGTGCCCGGCGCACGAGTGCCCAAGCTCAGTGGGCTGAAGCCGAGCGGAAGGCTCGACGCGCCCAGGAGAAGTCGACCTCCCGTCTGTAG
- a CDS encoding adenine phosphoribosyltransferase, translating to MTTTPVPPEIAEIERTHIGLYKDFPQPGVLFRDITPLLRDPKAMKSIIKYWASTVPGDVDLIVGTEARGFVFGAPLAYEMDRGFVPVRKAGKLPGKPTSLTYDLEYGSATIEIAENAVPKGSRVLVLDDLLATGGTAAATIKLVESLGAEVVAASFLIELLGLGGRDKLGDIPLHTVWSIQN from the coding sequence ATGACCACCACTCCAGTTCCCCCCGAAATCGCCGAGATCGAGCGCACCCACATCGGGCTCTATAAGGACTTTCCACAGCCCGGTGTGCTGTTTCGCGACATCACCCCGCTGCTGCGCGACCCGAAAGCGATGAAGAGCATCATCAAGTATTGGGCGAGCACCGTTCCGGGCGACGTGGATCTGATCGTCGGTACCGAAGCTCGCGGATTCGTCTTCGGGGCCCCGCTCGCGTACGAGATGGATCGCGGCTTCGTGCCTGTTCGCAAGGCCGGAAAGCTGCCCGGTAAGCCCACGTCGCTGACGTACGACCTTGAGTACGGCAGTGCAACGATCGAAATCGCTGAGAATGCCGTGCCGAAGGGCTCTCGCGTGCTCGTGCTCGATGACCTTCTGGCAACTGGTGGCACTGCGGCGGCCACGATCAAGCTCGTGGAGTCGCTCGGTGCCGAGGTTGTGGCGGCGAGCTTCCTGATTGAACTTCTTGGCCTGGGCGGCCGCGACAAGCTCGGCGATATTCCCTTGCACACGGTCTGGAGCATTCAGAACTGA
- the secD gene encoding protein translocase subunit SecD, translating to MPARRIALSALTVLILVLGGILGFGVANNGWKAAPKLALDLEGGTQVILQAKSHNGETITSEQMEQARQIISQRVNAMGVAETEITVQGGTNIVVNVPGKIDEATSEALRRTATMSFRPVLLQVGPNAGVSDAGGASDGTSGEDAASLGPVAQDVASASDGGGEKSSSSSEGVNTYEGEKAWSQAWLNTVDQEEFAKLDCTDPDTLNNHTISGRDDEAVVACGAGGTSKLILGPVVVSGEAIKDANAGADHNQAGQATGYYAVNLSFNDAAGKAFGEMSSALYGGQGATQQFGIVLDSLVISAPQVQAVTTTQSTITGNFTADQAKELASQLKFGALPLEFTVQSEQQISATLGSDQLTSGLIAGLIGLILVVIYAAFQYRVLSIVTTASLAIMGVLAYLIITLMSNMPEIGYRLSLAGVAGLIVSIAFTADSFIVYFERVRDEIRDGRGIVAAIDHGWDRAKRTILASDAVNVIAAVVLYLVSAGGVRGFAFTLGLTTILDLLVVFLFTHPLLQSLGRTNFFGKGHPASGLDPALLGRDLPAYAGRARFRSPEERGKSRKKKVGDQSSASVGTETLAERKARLAREAAEDSHTSDTLVERSGSHAATSGDSSAPTTTPKEDR from the coding sequence ATGCCAGCACGACGCATAGCGCTTTCGGCGCTCACCGTCCTGATTCTCGTCCTCGGGGGCATCCTCGGCTTCGGTGTGGCGAACAACGGGTGGAAGGCCGCCCCGAAACTCGCGCTCGACCTCGAAGGCGGAACCCAGGTCATTCTTCAAGCCAAATCTCACAACGGCGAGACCATCACCTCCGAGCAGATGGAGCAAGCGCGACAGATCATTTCCCAACGCGTCAATGCGATGGGCGTTGCCGAAACGGAGATCACCGTCCAGGGCGGCACGAATATCGTTGTCAACGTTCCCGGAAAAATCGATGAAGCCACGAGCGAGGCACTTCGACGCACCGCGACGATGAGCTTTAGGCCCGTTCTCCTCCAGGTCGGGCCCAATGCGGGGGTTTCGGATGCGGGTGGTGCAAGCGACGGCACCTCGGGGGAGGACGCGGCATCCCTCGGGCCCGTTGCCCAGGATGTGGCGTCGGCATCGGACGGCGGGGGCGAGAAATCGTCTTCTTCGAGCGAGGGCGTGAACACCTACGAAGGTGAGAAGGCCTGGAGCCAAGCTTGGCTGAACACCGTAGACCAAGAAGAATTCGCAAAACTCGACTGCACCGACCCGGATACTCTCAACAATCACACGATCTCGGGGCGTGACGACGAGGCAGTCGTCGCGTGCGGGGCAGGCGGTACCTCGAAGCTCATTCTCGGCCCCGTTGTCGTCTCCGGTGAGGCCATCAAGGATGCGAACGCCGGTGCTGATCACAACCAAGCGGGGCAGGCTACTGGGTATTACGCGGTCAACCTCTCTTTCAATGACGCCGCAGGCAAGGCCTTCGGGGAAATGAGTTCTGCGCTTTATGGCGGCCAGGGCGCAACTCAGCAGTTCGGTATCGTTCTCGACTCGCTCGTGATTTCCGCTCCGCAAGTGCAAGCGGTCACCACAACACAGTCCACGATCACGGGCAACTTCACGGCTGATCAGGCGAAGGAACTCGCCAGCCAATTGAAATTCGGTGCGCTTCCGCTCGAGTTCACGGTGCAATCCGAGCAGCAGATCTCGGCGACCCTCGGTTCCGATCAGCTCACTTCGGGTCTCATTGCGGGCCTCATCGGCCTCATTCTCGTCGTGATCTACGCGGCCTTCCAATACCGTGTGCTTTCGATCGTCACGACTGCCTCACTCGCCATCATGGGCGTGCTCGCCTACCTGATCATCACGCTTATGTCGAACATGCCGGAGATCGGCTACCGCCTGTCACTTGCGGGCGTTGCCGGCCTGATCGTGTCGATCGCCTTCACCGCCGACTCGTTCATCGTCTATTTCGAACGCGTACGTGATGAAATCCGCGATGGCCGCGGAATCGTCGCGGCAATCGATCACGGTTGGGATCGCGCGAAGCGCACGATTCTCGCTTCCGATGCCGTCAACGTCATTGCCGCGGTCGTGCTTTACCTCGTGAGTGCTGGCGGTGTTCGAGGCTTCGCCTTCACGCTCGGACTCACGACGATCCTCGACCTTCTCGTGGTTTTCTTGTTCACCCACCCTCTTCTTCAGAGTCTCGGTCGCACGAATTTCTTCGGCAAGGGGCACCCGGCCTCGGGTCTCGACCCGGCGCTGCTCGGCCGCGACCTTCCCGCGTATGCCGGCCGCGCGCGCTTCCGCAGCCCTGAGGAGCGCGGGAAGAGCCGCAAGAAGAAAGTGGGCGATCAAAGCTCGGCAAGCGTCGGAACTGAAACGCTCGCCGAGCGAAAGGCGCGGCTTGCTCGTGAAGCTGCGGAGGATTCGCACACTTCGGACACCTTAGTTGAGCGCTCTGGCTCGCACGCAGCGACGAGCGGGGATTCCTCCGCTCCCACCACGACCCCGAAGGAGGATCGCTGA
- the ruvB gene encoding Holliday junction branch migration DNA helicase RuvB: MIEHSHVSGESEESNETLQRIIGAEAGALDRAAEGALRPRELADFVGQKKVREQLSLVLDAASMRGTPPEHMLLSGPPGLGKTTLAMIIAHELGSPLKITSGPAVQHAGDLAAILSSLEEGEVLFIDEIHRLARPAEEMLYMAMEDFRVDVVVGKGVGATAIPLELPPFTAVGATTRAGMLPSPLRDRFGFTGHLDYYTAEELSRVIARSAARLEIEIEAKSAYEIASRSRGTPRIANRLLRRVRDYAQVRGGGAITMESTLEALTVYEVDPRGLDRLDRAVLHALCTKFGGGPVGLSTLAIAVGEETETVETVVEPFLVREGLLGRTPRGRIATPAAWRHLELDAPAPDSAHDSTLFDVSGREDGRFT; the protein is encoded by the coding sequence ATGATCGAACATTCACATGTGAGCGGCGAGAGCGAAGAGTCCAACGAGACCCTCCAGCGGATTATCGGTGCCGAGGCCGGTGCGCTCGACCGCGCCGCCGAGGGCGCACTGAGGCCGAGAGAACTCGCGGACTTCGTGGGCCAAAAGAAGGTGCGTGAGCAGCTCTCGCTCGTTCTCGACGCCGCTTCGATGCGCGGAACGCCGCCCGAGCACATGCTCCTTTCGGGGCCTCCTGGGCTCGGTAAAACGACTCTCGCGATGATCATTGCCCACGAGCTTGGTTCCCCGCTCAAGATCACCTCCGGTCCGGCAGTGCAGCACGCGGGTGACCTCGCCGCCATTTTGTCGTCCCTTGAGGAAGGGGAGGTGCTCTTCATCGACGAGATTCACCGCCTCGCCCGCCCTGCCGAAGAGATGCTTTACATGGCGATGGAAGATTTCCGCGTTGATGTCGTGGTGGGGAAAGGCGTTGGTGCCACGGCTATTCCACTCGAATTGCCGCCGTTCACCGCTGTCGGGGCAACGACGCGTGCTGGCATGTTGCCCTCGCCTCTTCGCGATCGTTTCGGTTTCACGGGGCACCTTGACTACTACACTGCCGAGGAACTGTCTCGTGTGATCGCACGCAGTGCTGCGCGCTTGGAGATCGAGATTGAGGCGAAGAGCGCCTACGAAATTGCTTCTCGTTCGCGAGGCACGCCTCGTATCGCCAATCGGCTCTTGAGACGTGTGCGTGACTATGCCCAAGTCCGTGGCGGCGGCGCGATCACGATGGAGTCCACTCTCGAGGCGCTCACGGTGTACGAAGTCGATCCTCGCGGGCTTGATCGACTCGACCGCGCCGTGCTTCATGCGCTTTGTACGAAGTTCGGGGGCGGGCCAGTCGGTCTCTCGACCCTCGCGATCGCCGTGGGCGAAGAAACAGAAACCGTCGAGACTGTCGTGGAACCGTTCCTCGTGCGCGAGGGACTCCTCGGGCGAACTCCGCGCGGAAGGATCGCCACGCCGGCCGCGTGGCGGCACCTCGAACTCGACGCTCCGGCTCCTGATTCGGCGCATGACTCTACGCTCTTCGATGTTTCCGGACGTGAGGACGGTCGCTTTACCTGA
- a CDS encoding PrsW family intramembrane metalloprotease → MSTTGKALGYGYDVEREIPADLAHVMPSFAEREQQKKKRGKFATWVIFTLAFAVLAFAAAALFLLVIVPLGIGTSLVSLTAALVPFSIVLFAVWWLDRTTPQPRFTMAYAFLWGAIGSISLTYIFGTAVVIIIALQTQDATAQEFLSVAFQAPVVEETTKAFGLVLLLLFGRRYISGTIDGVIYAVLIAAGFAFTENITYFARSFAEAQVMGNSTVFWQTFFMRGLLSPFAHASFTSLVGLGIGIAAQRRSLPLYFFLGAGGLGLGMGLHALWNGGSMLLALNGVTSLKELLFWYAVIEVPIFLTFVLVMVFLRWREKRMLRRRLSEYGRAGWFTPSEVDMLVSLRGRRRAKAWASSFGAVATWTMAEFQSLALRLAAQRQAAVAGHTSSRIKESEALLLSQLTETRRVIAALTTPVVPARTMIQR, encoded by the coding sequence GTGAGCACTACTGGAAAGGCGCTCGGGTACGGGTACGACGTGGAGCGTGAAATCCCCGCGGATCTTGCACATGTCATGCCGTCGTTTGCCGAGCGAGAGCAGCAAAAAAAGAAGCGCGGAAAGTTCGCCACGTGGGTCATCTTTACCCTTGCCTTCGCTGTTCTCGCGTTTGCCGCAGCAGCTCTTTTCCTGCTAGTGATTGTGCCGCTTGGGATCGGCACAAGCCTCGTCTCGCTCACGGCTGCGCTTGTGCCTTTTAGCATCGTGCTTTTCGCCGTGTGGTGGCTTGACCGAACGACCCCTCAACCGCGCTTCACGATGGCCTACGCCTTTCTATGGGGGGCGATCGGCTCGATCTCGCTCACCTACATCTTCGGCACCGCCGTGGTGATCATCATCGCGCTCCAAACCCAGGATGCCACTGCTCAGGAGTTTCTCTCGGTGGCATTCCAGGCGCCGGTTGTGGAGGAAACAACGAAGGCGTTTGGTCTCGTATTGCTGCTCCTCTTCGGCAGGCGGTACATCTCGGGAACGATCGATGGCGTGATCTACGCGGTACTGATCGCGGCCGGCTTCGCTTTCACTGAGAACATCACCTATTTTGCGCGGTCTTTCGCCGAGGCTCAGGTGATGGGGAACTCGACTGTATTCTGGCAAACATTTTTTATGCGCGGCCTGCTTTCGCCGTTCGCACATGCCTCCTTTACCTCGCTCGTAGGTTTGGGCATTGGCATTGCGGCACAGAGGCGCAGCCTTCCGCTCTACTTCTTCTTGGGAGCAGGCGGTCTCGGTCTTGGCATGGGGCTTCACGCCCTGTGGAATGGCGGCTCGATGCTCCTCGCGCTCAATGGCGTGACGAGCCTCAAAGAGTTGCTCTTTTGGTACGCCGTGATTGAAGTGCCAATTTTCCTCACGTTTGTTCTGGTCATGGTCTTCCTTCGGTGGCGTGAGAAACGTATGCTTCGAAGGCGGCTTTCGGAATACGGGCGCGCGGGATGGTTCACTCCGAGTGAGGTCGATATGCTCGTGAGCCTGCGCGGGCGGCGACGTGCGAAGGCGTGGGCCTCTAGTTTTGGCGCTGTAGCGACGTGGACCATGGCGGAGTTCCAGAGCCTTGCGCTTCGGCTCGCAGCCCAGAGGCAGGCGGCAGTTGCGGGACACACGTCCTCGAGAATCAAGGAATCCGAGGCACTGTTGCTTTCGCAACTCACCGAAACGCGCCGTGTGATAGCTGCACTGACGACTCCCGTCGTACCGGCGCGTACAATGATTCAGCGATAA
- the ruvA gene encoding Holliday junction branch migration protein RuvA encodes MIASLRGAVSAIALDSFVLDVGGVGYLVNTSPQTLSAVRTGQEVLVHTELVVREDSMTLYGFLTKDETDLFRTIQSVSGIGPRIAIAVLAVMDPSRFARAVLDEDVKTLTSVPGIGKKGAQRMVLELKDKVAPFASSPKESGEPAPLEADPAQESVSETRAAKDVVQGLQGLGWPEKGAREAVEAVLAGYEEKEKGSSANLDSGVLLRLALRHLGGRA; translated from the coding sequence GTGATTGCTTCCCTTCGCGGCGCCGTGAGCGCCATCGCTCTCGATTCGTTCGTGCTTGATGTTGGCGGTGTTGGCTACTTGGTGAACACCTCGCCTCAAACTCTTTCCGCCGTCCGCACGGGGCAAGAGGTTCTCGTGCACACAGAGCTTGTGGTGCGCGAGGATTCGATGACCCTCTACGGTTTCCTCACGAAGGATGAAACCGACCTCTTTCGCACGATTCAATCCGTCTCGGGGATCGGGCCGCGCATCGCCATTGCCGTGCTCGCGGTCATGGATCCCTCTCGATTTGCGCGTGCGGTGCTCGATGAGGATGTGAAGACCCTCACGTCGGTCCCGGGCATTGGCAAGAAGGGCGCGCAGCGCATGGTGCTCGAACTGAAAGATAAGGTCGCACCTTTCGCCTCGAGTCCCAAAGAGAGCGGGGAGCCTGCACCTTTGGAAGCAGATCCCGCGCAAGAATCGGTTTCTGAGACACGTGCGGCAAAGGACGTCGTGCAGGGGCTCCAAGGCCTTGGTTGGCCCGAGAAAGGCGCGCGTGAAGCTGTCGAAGCGGTGCTTGCGGGCTACGAGGAGAAAGAGAAGGGCTCGAGTGCGAACCTCGATTCGGGCGTGCTGTTGCGCCTCGCCCTGCGTCATCTAGGTGGCCGTGCATGA
- a CDS encoding YebC/PmpR family DNA-binding transcriptional regulator, with protein sequence MSGHSKWATTKHKKAAIDAKRSKLFAKLIKNIEVAARIGGPDPAGNPTLYDAIQKAKKSSVPNDNIDRAVKRGGGLDGAGVNYETLMYEGYAPGGVALLVECLTDNKNRAVSEVRVAFTRNGGNMADSGSVSYLFHRKGVVTVAKAGHTEDELLEIVLDAGAEEINDEGEVFEIISEATDFVNVRKALQEAGVDYESAEASFVPTMRTAVDLEGAHKVLRLIDALEDSDDVQNVYSNLDIPEDVAAQLAAE encoded by the coding sequence ATGTCAGGTCACTCTAAATGGGCAACGACGAAGCACAAGAAAGCGGCGATTGACGCCAAGCGTTCCAAGCTCTTCGCGAAGCTCATCAAGAACATTGAAGTTGCGGCGCGCATTGGCGGCCCCGACCCCGCCGGTAACCCGACGCTTTACGACGCCATCCAGAAGGCAAAGAAGAGCTCCGTTCCGAACGACAACATCGATCGAGCGGTCAAGCGCGGCGGCGGCCTCGACGGCGCGGGCGTGAACTACGAAACCCTCATGTACGAGGGTTATGCACCCGGCGGCGTTGCGCTCCTCGTTGAATGTCTCACCGACAATAAGAACCGCGCCGTGTCCGAGGTGCGCGTGGCGTTCACCCGCAACGGCGGCAACATGGCTGACTCCGGCTCGGTGTCTTACCTTTTCCACCGCAAGGGCGTTGTGACCGTGGCGAAGGCCGGTCACACCGAAGACGAGCTTCTCGAGATCGTGCTCGATGCGGGCGCGGAGGAAATCAATGACGAGGGCGAGGTTTTCGAGATTATTTCGGAGGCCACCGACTTCGTGAACGTCCGTAAGGCACTCCAGGAGGCCGGGGTCGACTACGAGAGTGCGGAAGCGTCGTTCGTGCCGACTATGCGTACGGCTGTTGATCTCGAGGGTGCCCACAAAGTGCTTCGTCTCATCGATGCACTCGAGGATAGCGACGACGTGCAGAACGTGTACTCGAACCTCGACATTCCCGAGGACGTGGCCGCACAGCTCGCGGCTGAATAG
- the secF gene encoding protein translocase subunit SecF produces the protein MSRFSTFGNELHSGERSLPIVTRRKWWYLASATILVILAVITGVRGVNWGIEFTGGSEFQISHVQNPDQSLARDVVREHVPTNEPRISQVGGNILRVQTEELSTDATKALSADLAKAYRVPAEDVSSSFIGPNWGGDVTAKAIQGIVIFMLLVTIVMALYFRNVKSSIAAMAALTHDLLFTVVAYGAVGFEVTPATVIGFLTVLGYSLYDTVVVFDKVRENTEGFLERTDATFASLVNRATNQTLVRSINTSVVALLPVGSILVIGAFILGAGTLKDISLALFVGIIAGTYSSIFLAPSFLVDLRKGEKAIKNHTARVERTHEKDVATA, from the coding sequence ATGTCGCGCTTTTCCACGTTCGGCAACGAACTGCATTCCGGTGAGCGTTCGCTTCCCATCGTGACCCGCCGCAAGTGGTGGTACCTCGCCTCCGCAACCATCCTCGTGATCCTCGCGGTCATCACGGGTGTGCGTGGTGTGAATTGGGGCATTGAATTTACGGGCGGGAGCGAATTCCAGATCTCGCACGTGCAAAATCCGGACCAGTCGCTCGCGCGTGACGTCGTTCGCGAGCACGTCCCCACGAATGAACCGCGCATCTCCCAGGTGGGCGGCAACATTCTTCGCGTGCAAACCGAGGAACTCTCCACCGACGCCACCAAGGCACTCAGCGCTGACCTTGCGAAGGCCTATCGCGTTCCGGCAGAGGACGTCTCGAGTTCGTTCATCGGCCCAAACTGGGGTGGGGATGTCACCGCCAAGGCCATCCAAGGCATCGTGATCTTCATGCTCCTCGTGACCATCGTGATGGCGCTGTACTTCCGCAACGTGAAGTCGTCGATTGCGGCAATGGCCGCTCTGACGCACGATCTCCTGTTCACGGTTGTGGCCTACGGTGCGGTCGGCTTCGAGGTCACACCAGCGACCGTGATCGGTTTCCTCACGGTGCTGGGCTACTCGCTTTACGACACCGTGGTGGTGTTCGACAAGGTGCGTGAGAATACCGAGGGCTTCCTGGAGCGAACGGATGCGACTTTTGCATCGCTAGTGAACCGCGCTACCAACCAAACCCTCGTGCGCTCGATCAACACCTCGGTTGTGGCGCTCCTTCCCGTCGGGTCGATCCTCGTGATCGGCGCATTTATTTTGGGTGCCGGCACTCTCAAGGACATTTCGCTCGCCCTCTTCGTGGGCATCATCGCCGGTACCTATTCCTCCATCTTTCTCGCGCCCAGTTTCCTAGTGGACTTGCGCAAGGGCGAGAAAGCCATCAAAAACCACACCGCGCGTGTTGAGCGCACACATGAAAAGGACGTTGCCACGGCATGA
- a CDS encoding RelA/SpoT family protein: MDADRDDSRPRSVWGTKDDPLLVPLIEAIRELHPDADLALVYRAYEVAEYWHRPQFRKSGEPYITHPIAVATILAGMGSPPDVLAAALLHDTVEDTDYTLEELTDDFGEVIAVMVDGVTKLDKVRYGEAAQAETVRKMIIAMSRDIRVLLIKLADRLHNARTWKYVSSSSAERKAKETLEIYAPLAHRLGLNAIKWELENLSFQVLYPKLYNEVVALVAEHAPAREEYLAGVIGTIQEDIKSAHIEGTVTGRPKHYYSVYQKMIVRGRSFSDIYDLVGIRVLVDTVRDCYAVLGILHARWSPMPGRFKDYIALPKFNLYQSLHTTVIGPGGKPVEIQIRTWDMHRRAEYGVAAHWKYKAATARGEKIDDSSQDAAVGGDMSWLRQLLDWQRDTTDSDEFLDSLRYEMASNEVYVFTPKGDVISLPQGATPVDFAYAVHTEVGHRTMSARVNGKIVSLKSELATGDVVEVFTSKAEGAGPSQDWLNFVASTRARTKIRQWFSKERREEALERGRDELALQLRKQNLPLRRMLTHEMLTNVAADLNYDSVDGLYTAIGEHHVSAENIVGRLVAEVGGAEGAQDDIVESVVPSRALAKPRRTTHADQGVVVDGQRDLWVKLSKCCAPVPGDEIVGFVTRGNGVSVHHAACANAIQMREQQADRFVPVRWSGATNQAYLVHIKVEALDRARLLTDLADVISELEVNVLSASAHSLPDRIGIALFSFELADPSHLRTVLKQVRKVSGVFDAYRVTSDGKPMGSTL, from the coding sequence ATGGACGCGGATCGTGATGACTCCCGCCCGCGTAGCGTATGGGGAACGAAGGATGACCCTCTGCTTGTGCCGCTCATCGAAGCAATCAGGGAACTGCATCCTGACGCGGATCTCGCCCTCGTGTATCGGGCCTACGAGGTTGCCGAGTACTGGCATCGCCCGCAGTTTCGAAAAAGCGGCGAGCCTTACATCACGCACCCCATTGCGGTCGCGACTATCCTCGCAGGCATGGGCTCCCCGCCCGATGTGCTCGCTGCTGCCCTCCTTCACGACACGGTCGAAGATACCGACTACACGCTCGAGGAACTGACCGACGATTTCGGTGAAGTGATCGCGGTCATGGTTGATGGCGTGACCAAACTCGACAAGGTGCGTTACGGCGAGGCCGCCCAGGCCGAAACCGTCCGCAAGATGATCATCGCGATGAGCCGCGATATTCGCGTGCTGCTCATTAAGCTCGCCGATCGCCTTCATAACGCTCGCACCTGGAAGTACGTGTCGAGCTCGAGCGCCGAACGCAAGGCGAAGGAAACACTCGAGATTTACGCTCCTCTCGCCCATCGCCTCGGCCTCAACGCGATCAAGTGGGAACTCGAGAACCTGAGCTTCCAGGTGCTGTATCCGAAGCTGTACAACGAGGTGGTCGCTCTCGTGGCTGAGCACGCCCCGGCGCGCGAGGAATACCTCGCAGGCGTGATCGGCACGATTCAGGAAGACATTAAATCGGCACACATCGAGGGCACCGTGACGGGGCGCCCGAAGCACTATTACTCGGTGTACCAAAAGATGATTGTGCGCGGGCGTTCCTTCAGCGACATCTACGATCTCGTGGGGATCCGCGTGCTCGTGGATACGGTGCGCGATTGCTACGCGGTGCTCGGTATTCTTCATGCGCGCTGGAGCCCCATGCCCGGCCGGTTCAAGGACTACATCGCGCTTCCAAAGTTCAACCTGTATCAGTCGCTCCACACCACCGTGATCGGTCCGGGCGGAAAGCCAGTCGAAATTCAGATCCGTACGTGGGATATGCACCGGCGTGCCGAGTACGGCGTTGCCGCGCACTGGAAGTACAAGGCGGCGACCGCGCGCGGGGAAAAAATCGATGATTCATCCCAGGATGCGGCCGTGGGTGGGGATATGTCGTGGTTGCGTCAGCTCCTTGATTGGCAAAGAGACACGACCGATTCGGATGAGTTCCTCGATTCGCTGCGTTACGAGATGGCCTCGAACGAGGTGTATGTGTTCACCCCGAAGGGCGACGTGATTTCTCTGCCGCAGGGGGCAACGCCGGTAGATTTCGCCTACGCGGTGCACACGGAAGTCGGGCACCGCACGATGAGCGCGCGCGTGAACGGCAAGATCGTGTCGCTCAAGTCAGAGCTCGCCACTGGCGACGTCGTCGAGGTGTTCACATCGAAGGCCGAAGGGGCAGGCCCGAGCCAGGATTGGCTTAACTTTGTGGCTTCCACGCGTGCGCGCACGAAGATCCGCCAGTGGTTTTCGAAGGAGCGCCGCGAGGAAGCCCTTGAGCGCGGACGTGATGAGCTTGCTCTCCAGTTGCGCAAGCAGAACCTTCCTCTTCGCCGGATGCTCACGCACGAGATGCTCACGAACGTCGCTGCAGACCTCAACTACGATTCGGTTGATGGCCTTTACACGGCGATCGGTGAACACCATGTGAGCGCCGAGAACATTGTGGGTCGCCTCGTTGCTGAGGTTGGTGGCGCGGAAGGGGCACAGGATGACATCGTTGAGTCGGTTGTGCCCTCGAGGGCACTCGCGAAACCACGCCGTACCACGCACGCTGATCAGGGAGTGGTCGTTGATGGTCAGCGCGACCTCTGGGTGAAGCTTTCCAAGTGTTGTGCGCCCGTTCCTGGTGACGAGATCGTGGGCTTCGTGACGCGTGGCAACGGTGTGAGCGTGCATCATGCGGCGTGCGCGAACGCGATTCAAATGCGCGAACAGCAAGCGGATCGTTTTGTTCCCGTGAGGTGGTCGGGTGCCACGAACCAGGCGTACCTCGTTCATATCAAGGTGGAGGCGCTCGACCGCGCGCGGCTCCTGACGGATCTCGCCGACGTGATTTCGGAGCTTGAGGTCAATGTCCTTTCCGCTTCCGCTCATTCGTTGCCGGATCGGATTGGAATCGCGTTGTTCTCGTTCGAGCTTGCTGATCCGTCGCATCTTCGAACGGTACTCAAGCAGGTGCGAAAGGTCTCGGGAGTGTTCGATGCTTACCGCGTGACGAGCGACGGCAAACCGATGGGATCCACCCTCTGA